TGGTTTTCGAGACAATGGCAAGAAGGGGATATTGTGTGCTTTTAAGGGAAGGGATGGTTTTACTTTCCTCTCGCTACTACAAAAAATAAATAATTACAACAACTTACATACATTTTCAGGGGAAACGCTCATGAGTCTGCGACTCACAAAGGACGATGAAAATGGGAGAAGGACAACCCCCTAACCCCCTTTATTAAGGGGGAATATCTGTTCTACACCATAGGATACGAGTCTGTGGATACTATACTAATTCGCTAATCTCTAATTCACTAATTCGCTATTTTCAAGAGAATCTTTATGCTATGTAGCATATAATATATAGGGCTTCACGAAATTATAAAGTAAGTAATCGGTTAAATGGTAACTGGTAACTAATTACCATTCACCAGTTACCAATTACCAAAATGAAGGAGGGATAAAAAAATGATTTTATCAGAGGAAAAAAAACAAGAGATTATAGAAGAGGAGTTTTTAAAGAGAAGTGTTCGGGACCCCGGGGTAGCGGCTGTTCTTTCTTTTTGCTTTAATGGACTTGGACAGATGTATAACGGGCAGATTAGAAAAGGGATTAACATTATGGCCAGCTCAGTTTTGTTGATGATTTGTGTCGTAATTACAACGATTTATCTTGTCTACATCTTCTGGCTAAATCCACAACAGATAGTCCAGTTAATTCTCTGGCTTATACTTTTAGCCTTGAGTATTACTGCGGTTGCTATTCTTGGAATTTACAGCATCTATGACGCCTATAATGGTGCTAAGATAAAAAAGTAGAGAACAGAAAGTGGAAAATTATAGAAAAATATTAATCATTCGCCTGAGTTCCATAGGTGATATTCTCTTAAGTTCTCCTTTAATTAGACTCATCAGGAAAAGATTCCCTGATGCAGAAATTGATATGGTTATGTGTGCAGAATTTGAGGAATTGGTTTCTGCCAACCCTAATATAAACCAGGTTATTTTATTTGACCGTAAAACAGGGATAAGAGGACTTTTGAGATTATGTAAAAAGATACGGGAGAAGCAATATGACTTAATTATTGATATTCATAAAAAACTACGCAGTTTCCTTATTTGCTTGACAAGTGGTGCAAAACAAAAGGTATCTTACAATAAACATTCCTTTCTTCGCTTCTTATTAGTTAAGTTTAAAATAAATCGCTATTCAAACACACCTTATATGGCTAATCTTTATTTAAAATCTATTGAGAGGTTTGGTGTTGAAGATGAAGGACAGGAATTAGAATTTTATATTACTCCTTCAAAAGAAGCAGTTATATTAGAATTACTCAGGAGTGAGGGCATAAGCAAAGAAGATATTTTAATTGGTATAGCGCCAGGTGCATATTGGGCAACCAAAAAATGGCCCAAAGAACGATATATTGAATTAGCTAATTGGCTTATCCAGAACAAGAAATCAAGAATAGTCATCTTTGGTGGTAAAGATGAGGTAGAATTAACTCAGGAGATAAAATTGGCATTATTTAATAAACCTATTGTTGCCGCCGGCAGACTTTCTCTTATGGAGACAGCCGCTTTACTTAAAAGATGCAAAGTGCTTATCACTAATGATACCGGGATAATGCACCTCAGTGTTGCCGTGAAAACACCAGTCGTAGCAATATTTGGGCCTACGGTTAAAGAATTTGGCTATTATCCGTATCGAGGGGCTAACCGAGTCATTTCTAAAGACTTACCCTGTAGGCCCTGTTCCACGAAAGGTAGTTCTAAATGTCCAATAAAAACCTTTGATTGTATGCGACTTATTTCAAGTAATGAGGTGTTGGAAGCTGTGAAAGAATTATTGGGTAACCAGGTTTGTAATGGGTCAGTGAAATAGGGGATTCTCCTGAAAGTAGGAAGTAGGAGAGTAGGAAAGTAGGAAAGGGGGAGAGATTGCCCCCAGAAGAGGAATACCGTGCACATCCTTTATCCTTTTCCTATTTACCTACTACCTACTTACCTACTATTTTCATTGCTTTGTCCTCCGCAGGTTAATGTTCATTCCCCCAAATAACTGACGTATTACACCAGGTTTCAACATTTTCCTTGCCAAAAGAAGAATGATGTGGTATAATTTTTATAAAATATTCCTGGAGGTGAAGAAAATTGAAAAAAGACATCCATCCTAATTATGTCGAAACGACTATTAGATGTGCTTGTGGAGCGGCTTTCCCGATTCGCTCAACCGTGCCTAATTTACGGATTGAGATTTGCTCTAACTGCCACCCTTTCTTTACGGGTAAACAGAAATTAGTAGATACTGCCGGTCGGGTAGAAAGATTCCGCAAAAAATATAAAATAGAAGAAAAAGAGGAAAAATAAGTGAAGGTAGAATTGCTTAAATATACACCCAATCCTGAAATTTTAGTTGCTATGGCGGCTAAATTATGTTATTCCGAATCGACTATTGATGATTTATGGAAGGAAATGAAGAAAAAAGAGGTGAGTGATTTTATCAATAAATTGATGGTAATGGGACATCACTCACCTTTTGAACATATAAGCTTTACCTTTGGCATAGAAGGAATTTCACGAGTAACTACCCATCAATTGGTTAGACATCGAATTGCCTCCTATTCACAACAATCTCAGCGGTATGTCAAGTATAACGAGCTAAAATATATAACCCCACATACTATTCAGAAAAACAAAGACATAGAAAGGTTATTCATAAAAGTGATGGAAACGGCAAAAAATGCCTATAAACAACTGCTAAAATCAGGAATTCCAGCTGAAGACGCTCGATATGTGTTTCCGGAGGCTTGCGAGACAAAGATAATTGTAACAATGAATGCCAGAGAATTACTTCATTTCTTTAGGTTACGGTGTTGTAACCGTGCCCAATGGGAAATTCGTAGGATGGCTTATAAGATGTTGAATGAAGTATTAAAAGTGGCTCCTGTGTTATTTTCAGATGCTGGGCCGGGATGCTGGCGAGGTCCATGTCCAGAAAATAAAATGTCTTGTGGAAAACCACCAAAGAGAGAGGAAGTATTAGACGATATAAAACAAAGGAAAGGTGATAATAAAAAATGACTACATTGCAGGAAGCAGAGAAATTGTTATCCACTATGACACGGGCAGAAAAGGCTCAGGTGCTTCAATGGGTGGTGTGTGATATTGGTGATGCCTTTCCTGATATTGAAAGCAGTCCAAATGTTTGTGGGGGAGAGGCATGTATCGTTCGCACTCGAATTCCAGTATGGGTATTGGTTCAAGCAAAGCGATTGGGTGCAACCGAATCAGATTTATTAAGGTGTTATCCAACTTTACGAGCCGAAGATTTAGCTAATGCCTGGGCATATTTTCGCTCTCATCGGGATGAAATCGAACAACAAATTCGTGAGAACGAGGAGGCTTAGAGGGAAATGGCACGATTGTATGCTAATGAGAACTTCCCTTTGCCTGTTGTTGAAGAACTCCGACGATTAGGGCACGAGGTTATCACTATTTATGAAACGGGTAAAGCAGGACAATCCATACCAGATGAAGATGTATTGACTTTTGCCAGAGATGAAAACCGAATTCTCGTAACCGTTCAGGATATAGCCACAGAGTCACAGAGAACACAGAGGGAATATATAACCACGAATGAACACGAATAATAAAAAGATTTGTAGTGCGAGGCGTTAGCTTCGCTTCTGGCAAGCCAAAAGGCGAACTTAAAGGTTCGCACTACATTTATGGAATGTCAGAGGTTAATTCGTATCCATTTGTGGCTAATTTCCTTAATTCTCTGTGAACTCTGTGTCTCTGTGGCTGAACGTTTACTGATTTTGTAGGTTAGGCTCGTCGAATCCACAAAGCCATTAATTCACAACACCAAATTTCTGGTCAACTCATTCGTGTAAATCGTCTTGAATGATGAGATTTAATAAAGGGATGAATTATGTTTGAAAAGTTAAAAGAGTTAGAAACCGAATATGAAAAATTAACCTCTCAGATAGAAGAAAATGTAACCAATCTCTCTTTATATCAAGAAATTATGAAAAAAAGGGCGAAAATAGAACCTTTTGTGCTTAAATTTCGAGAATATAAAACAGTAGAAGAAGAAATAGCAAAACTATCAGTAATGTTGAATGAGGCACTTGAGCCAGAATTAAAAGAGATAGCAGAAGAAGAATTGAATAGCCTGCAAGTAAAAAAAGAATCAATCGCAAAAAAACTAACAGATTTATTAGCCCCTAAAGATGAGGAAGAAGAAGATAGAAATATAATTATGGAAATCCGTGCTGGCACAGGCGGAGAGGAATCCGGGTTATTTGTAGCTGATTTATTTAGAATGTATAGTAAATATGTTATTTCACAGGGCTGGAAATTAGAGATATTCAATTCTCATCCTACTGGTATCGGGGGATTTAAAGAAATCATCTTTGGTGTGGAAGGCGATGAGGTATTCAAAAAACTTAAATTTGAAAGTGGCACCCATCGAGTCCAACGGGTTCCGGTAACAGAAGCCAGTGGCAGAATTCATACCTCAGCCGTGACCGTCGCCGTCCTGAAAGAGCCTGAAGAAATAGATATAGAAATTTCACCAGAAGATTTGAGAATTGATACCTTCAGGTCAAGTGGGCCTGGCGGACAACATGTCAATGTTACAGATTCTGCAGTTAGAATTACACACTTACCAACAGGTTTTGTCGTTACCTGCCAGGATGAACGCTCACAACATAAAAATAAGGCAAAAGCAATGCGTGTCTTGAGGGCTGAATTATTAGCCCAGGCAGAGGAAAAAGCAAGAAAAGAACAATCTCAAGAACGAAAATCTCAGGTTGGCTCCGGTGATAGAAGTGAAAAGATAAGAACTTATAATTACCCACAAAACCGCGTTACAGACCACCGCATTGGCTTAAGTTTGCACAGACTTGAAACTATTATGGATGGCGATTTAGACGAACTTGTCTTTGCATTAATCTCTGCTTCAAAAGAGCTGAAAACTAAAAATAAGTAACTGGTATTNNNNNNNNNNNNNNNNNNNNNNNNNNNNNNNNNNNNNNNNNNNNNNNNNNNNNNNNNNNNNNNNNNNNNNNNNNNNNNN
Above is a window of bacterium DNA encoding:
- the thyX gene encoding FAD-dependent thymidylate synthase, whose amino-acid sequence is MKVELLKYTPNPEILVAMAAKLCYSESTIDDLWKEMKKKEVSDFINKLMVMGHHSPFEHISFTFGIEGISRVTTHQLVRHRIASYSQQSQRYVKYNELKYITPHTIQKNKDIERLFIKVMETAKNAYKQLLKSGIPAEDARYVFPEACETKIIVTMNARELLHFFRLRCCNRAQWEIRRMAYKMLNEVLKVAPVLFSDAGPGCWRGPCPENKMSCGKPPKREEVLDDIKQRKGDNKK
- a CDS encoding DUF5615 family PIN-like protein, whose translation is MARLYANENFPLPVVEELRRLGHEVITIYETGKAGQSIPDEDVLTFARDENRILVTVQDIATESQRTQREYITTNEHE
- the waaF gene encoding lipopolysaccharide heptosyltransferase II translates to MENYRKILIIRLSSIGDILLSSPLIRLIRKRFPDAEIDMVMCAEFEELVSANPNINQVILFDRKTGIRGLLRLCKKIREKQYDLIIDIHKKLRSFLICLTSGAKQKVSYNKHSFLRFLLVKFKINRYSNTPYMANLYLKSIERFGVEDEGQELEFYITPSKEAVILELLRSEGISKEDILIGIAPGAYWATKKWPKERYIELANWLIQNKKSRIVIFGGKDEVELTQEIKLALFNKPIVAAGRLSLMETAALLKRCKVLITNDTGIMHLSVAVKTPVVAIFGPTVKEFGYYPYRGANRVISKDLPCRPCSTKGSSKCPIKTFDCMRLISSNEVLEAVKELLGNQVCNGSVK
- the prfA gene encoding peptide chain release factor 1, which translates into the protein MFEKLKELETEYEKLTSQIEENVTNLSLYQEIMKKRAKIEPFVLKFREYKTVEEEIAKLSVMLNEALEPELKEIAEEELNSLQVKKESIAKKLTDLLAPKDEEEEDRNIIMEIRAGTGGEESGLFVADLFRMYSKYVISQGWKLEIFNSHPTGIGGFKEIIFGVEGDEVFKKLKFESGTHRVQRVPVTEASGRIHTSAVTVAVLKEPEEIDIEISPEDLRIDTFRSSGPGGQHVNVTDSAVRITHLPTGFVVTCQDERSQHKNKAKAMRVLRAELLAQAEEKARKEQSQERKSQVGSGDRSEKIRTYNYPQNRVTDHRIGLSLHRLETIMDGDLDELVFALISASKELKTKNK
- the rpmE gene encoding 50S ribosomal protein L31; the protein is MKKDIHPNYVETTIRCACGAAFPIRSTVPNLRIEICSNCHPFFTGKQKLVDTAGRVERFRKKYKIEEKEEK
- a CDS encoding DUF433 domain-containing protein, translating into MTTLQEAEKLLSTMTRAEKAQVLQWVVCDIGDAFPDIESSPNVCGGEACIVRTRIPVWVLVQAKRLGATESDLLRCYPTLRAEDLANAWAYFRSHRDEIEQQIRENEEA